Below is a window of Ischnura elegans chromosome 1, ioIscEleg1.1, whole genome shotgun sequence DNA.
CTTTCGAGAAAATATCAAAGGTAATCACATTTCTGTCAGGTCCATTTTCTTTGCGACGCCGTCTTCGCCAGAAGCAGTGATGATAAGGTCCCCAATGGCAGGTATCTGTGCTTTGTAATCAGCTGGAAGCCTCGCATTTACGGCATAGTGATATCCTGCAAAGGTACAAGATTGCGGaggctgaaaaatatttacatacataAAGTCATTTGAGCCATCGTAAATTAGAGAGCTCACAAGGCAGTATAAAGCgtatacaaattaataaaaaaaaaacatttttaaaggaagcAAAGACAACGCAAAGGTTAGTTATTTTGTGCGTAGGGGCAATAGATACTTCTATTTTAATGGTTCAAATGATTAATTACTTAGCCGTTAGATTTTATGGTCTGACGGAAATGCGAATACGAGGTGGCTCCTCTGTCTTTGTGATTCGTACTTTAATGCTTGGAGCCAGAGAATCCATataaacttgaatttattttggcttaaatgttgtttttcaatcGGTTTTGGTTGTTATAATTCTTTTTTCCACCATTAATTCCATGTTTTTTGAGGATTTTAAATGTACAGAAATcggtattattttaattgaagagAGTGCGTCGTTATACTTCGAAGCTAATGAAATAGGAACACATATCCaacttttaaaacttttctcATACCCCCATTTTATGCTtatctttttgaaaaatagtaCATTAATAATCAAAGACATcacattgttattttaaaatattatttaccgcAGAATGGGCTGTCAGAGTTGGTCTGCAAGAAGAACTTTCTTGTATCATTTGTAGGGTTATTTTTTCCTGGGTATTTGTCCGCGTCCAATCCCATCAGAGCACACTCCATGCCGTCATCACCGCACTTTGTGCAACTACCCTGAaatcaagagaaaagaaaaaaatcgtttatttttgcTTGAATAACGACTAAAATAACCTCAATCAATGTGGAATTCATTAATTGTTCCACACCAGTTACTGGAGCTATTGGAATCGTTGATATATTGCTTAAAATTCTCACTGTAACTCATAAACATCCGaattgatcaaatttttatcatcaatctGTGGAAGGAATCGTTTAAAAGGAGGTCTATAGCATGaaaatatgattaatatttaaccgtgcaatttaaaaatctagaaattttaaataaaactcgcGTATCTCATCCATGAATCGACGGCTTCTATTGCTATGGTGATTATATAATGCCATAATATCGATCAATGTATATGATggcaaaatttatgaatatttatgaataaattatttatgactaTATTACTATGAATATTCATAGGTATTCataaagaaattgttattttttcaacttttgtttGTTTGTCATTATCGCTAATGATATCCTTTACACCAAAGAAAATATAGTTCTATAGCCTTCCCTAGATTTACCCAAATTATGAAATGAGTCGATTTGCTTAATTATTTTGCAGTAAGAACTCTTGAAAacccaaatatttaaaagaattatttttatttgatataatttcaattttttataaaatgctcgaataagttactttttttaaactcataacattaatgcatattttattttttaataccaaccGCGCAAAgcattctttttcttcctttgaCAAAttctttctctgaaaattttcattcctagTGAAAGTAACGAAgcaattttggaaatatatagtCTTAAGTAAAAGAGATACGATATTTTAGGAATTACCATGCAGCTATAACCTCTTGAAGCCGGAATAATATCTGTTCAGatatgtttttcaattattttgagcAGGTATGAAAACAATACTTTCTCTAATGGAATCAAACGGCTTGTGACATCTATTTTCGCTCCTTAAATAACAATCGCTATTCACTcctaaacaatcctaagattggtttacgtagctctccactcaattcttctatcagctaatattttcatacctaTGTGTTTTTTCTCTGTCAGATCTTTCTTAGAGTGTTCCATCTATTCCATTTGAGgttttccttttctgttcttgccatctaatTATCCCTCAATGATTGTCGTCATCCGGATATCACATCTCAAGAAATGGCCAatgaggttgttccgttttctttttaaagttttcacgaggcttctcttctcttatACTCTTCTGAGGATTTACTAATTACTTACTCcattgatccatttgatcctcatcatttttctgtagcgccacatttcggAGGCATTTTCCCTAGATTTTTCCGCGGTTATCATTgcccatgtctcacttccgtaggggatcatactaaaaaaatataagctcTGATAAACTCTTTCCTtacatttatgttaaaatttttgtaaGTAGATAGCCTTGGTTGAATGCTTTAATTGCTTAGGATATTATGccgataatttatttcttgcttcttccatctctagttatcctgcttcctaaataacagaattcaCCAACCTCTTCCAGATTATGTTTCCCcataatgttagtcttgacttcttctcttctgctacaTACTAATATCTTTCCTTTGTGCTTATGGTGTGTTGTCTTCTTGTTTAAGGATGTCGACCTACACGATTTATTTAAAGACTTTCATCAGATTAGCGATAACTGCGATTTCGGATCGGAGTGAACTCATTGCGTGTATTGTTGTTGAAAGGGGTGCTTACTTCGAGGAAGCTTTCGTAGGAATCGCAGAGGAATGCAGTGAACGGGCAGAGCCGCTCCTTGTCGCTTTCCTCGAGCTCCTCGCCGTAGCTCTCCGCCATATCCTCCTCGAAGAAGGGCGACGACGTGATGGACTCGAGGAACAGCAGCTCGGATCGGCTGTGCGAGCAAGAGGGCGCCTCGCTCACCGCGTCCACCATCTCCGAGATGTCCATCTTCATCGGGATGCTGCACCCGGGCTGACGGTAACCGCCGTTCGGGAAGAAGTCCACGTGACCGATGGCCTCCTCGATACCGAAACCTGAATGGCACGGAGCGAAAATAGCGCGGATGGTCAGCCAGTGGTTTGTTTAGAATATTAGAGGAGAAAGGTGGACATGCTGGTTTAGAAGAGATATACtagtattatttattcatatatttattacatattacaaCAAGTACGCTATTGCCTGGTTGCAGCAttcgatttaaataaatgaatgaatatgttACCTATTTAAGTCCAAAGTAAATAGACATAAATTAAAcctaaagaataaataaattcatcaatTCAGATGTAATACAACTTACACATGAAGTTTGAACGAAATAACCCAAATTTCAACTCTCCTTAATAAAACAAAGTGCTATCAAAGTAGAATTGATGAACACTTGCTCGTAAAAAGTTTAGCATTTGCGAGGAAGATCTTAAAATCATTTTCAGATATGTCGTTCCACTttagaggagatacggaggagacagagagtTTGGATAGAGCAAAACCTAATTCAAATTCCGCGGAAAGGCAGTATTTTCTTAATGCGATGTCTTAAATAGtggtgttttttttgttttttcaccGGAGAGGAAAAATGCCGATGTAGTAGGGCTAGTCTGCAAGGGCATAAAAAAGTCGAGTGGAGAAATGAAAGAGCGAAAAAAGAGTTTGAATGTTGAGCAGGAGGCTGCAACTGGTTTGCCGATAGCCACCGTCCGAGAAGAAGCAAAATGGTAAATGGAGAATTGGAGGAGGCAGAGGATTTTGCTACGATGAAAACTGGTTGAAAAATGCAGGTTTCTGATTTCAgactttaaattatgaataaggGGCCAAGATTGCGTAAATTTGAGTTACTTACAATTCTGGAGGTGAAAACGAGAAAGTGGTAGACATGGCGGGTAAGAGGATATAGACCTTTGGTGGCGGAAGAGTCAGAGAGTTAGGATGATGAGAAACCTGTTAAATATGTGCCATAAATGGCCGTAAATTATCAACTATCGGATTTTAAAGTGGATATTTTAGCTATTACACCCTGAGAGGAAAAGAAACTATAAAGTGCTTGCCATGGTGTAAGAGGCAAGGCAATCTTTTTGTGGAAATATCGGAGGGGACAAAGGGTTTTGATGAATCAAGTTTGAAGCGGCAAGGAAATGCTGAGAGTTGTGAATGGATACGTTGATTAAGTGATCGTCTTCAAAATACTTTTCCATCGAAAAAACAGCTCCCCACCTCATTATGTTGTTATCAGGCTACGTAAATGATTAAAAAtcctcaatttaaaaataaaatggtgaacTAGCTAGCAAGACAGGTACATAAAAACGCGGCTCCTATGTGGAGAAGGTGATGAAATGAAACCtggtacttttttaaaattatactgaTATTGTTGAAGGAAATGTAACGGTAGCCTGTAAGTACAAATAAATTTGTGCGGTATACTAGGTATAAAAGCGACCGTCAGCAGAACTGAATATTCGTTATAGATAAGAGTACGATGAAGCACTATACCCGAGTAGTAATATTTAGATTCTTCTCCTCAAAATAATAGAACTCATTATCAGGCTGATAATTGCTgcagatataatttaaaaatacttttaataaccAATTAATAGAGCTTCGATAAATGGCAAAGTAAATTTTTACCTTCCTattaattttaaaagagaaaaatgaacatctagtatttttttaaattgaatgagaGTTAACagaaataacttttcaattagtcatgaattaacttaaaattatagTAATACAACATTGTCTGTGAATGATGCGGTTAATTGGATTCTCTTACCTATTAATTCTGCATCAGTATGGATAATGTCCACAAATTTGGCATCCTTTGTGTCCAGACGAACGTAGTTTGGCATATCTGTGAACCATGGTCCAGCGGGATCCAATCCTTAAGGTGTGAAATGTGAAAGGATTTTCCTTCATTCAGCTTTTGAATTTTTAGCAAGTAAATTAATCTATTTCTCTTGAGATGGGAAGCAAACAAAATACCTTGAGCTATGTTTATTTTTTCGTCGTATTTCTaactcaataattttatttttcgatattttaggTGCCGTATTGTTTTCTTGAGTTTAACGTATTTTTCGAAGAGACTCGTGCGCACAACCTTAAATACTACGCctatttctttgaaattaaagttcatttttttattcaaggacTTCCAAATAATTCATGCACTCATACAGCCTGCCCCTCTGATTTAGATATATTTTACAGCTATTacaaaatgacattgaaaattcattttaacacAGTTCACTCCTGGATGTAGGATTTAATTGCCATGGtggataaattgaaatttaaattggcttcagaaattattttcaacgataaactttttttactgtatttgtaactgtaaaaatggaatttcattcCTTTTCCCCGTATCCTTGATATTCTCAATCATgcgttttaaaatgaataaatgtttgAATGAAGGAGACggaattaattgattaaaaaaagaactatcaataaaattttatcgcaACCAATGAACTCAAATGGCAATACGTTACCTGTAATTCGTCCCAATCCTGGTATCCTTTCTCCGGCATAACCTGCGGTATGCGCTCCAAGACTGTGTCCAATCAGATGGAAACTATCCGCAGACGCTCCTCTGGTTTTCTAATAGAGTGAATAATGATGAGAATTACAAAATGATCTCGCCAAAATCTATCAAAAAAACCACGTCTTTTCTCAAATACATGCAGCAGTATGCATGAATTAATTTTGGCCAAGTTCGATTCATtatcaaatcattattattgtagGTACTAGTGAGCACAATAATTCCTAGATGGGATGATATTGGACTAATGTTATTGTTAAATTAgattatctaccgattcgatcgatggatttttcttcctcataggaaaatccactagaattggtagaaaattaattgcgtatgcttggtttcgctatttagtgggcccttttcgcttctatagcgttaaggtgtttttcgccgtcccctcccttccgttTCTATCCTTTCTCAGAGgagtcggcgggctcccatcgcggcggcccctctatcctttttcctacttttccagcccctccccgggtgatcgggcgtataagcctcgtgcttggttcctggccccggtgtgttgtatccttaagagggttcacctagaaccctcaaagtTCTTGTTAAATTAGATATACTAGACTTGAGCATgaaagttttgatatttttttataatccttgTAAGGTTTTAGATCACTGCTTGAAAAGATTTTTCTGAAAAACGGgtgtaaaatatcaattttaacatTGAGTTACaaatttagagaaaatattatagagagaaaatattaaacttACAATTAATGTGTTCACTAGATACGCAATTTCCAATCCAACCACCCTCGTGTTGACAGCCGCCTGGTTGTAAGGCATGCCAGCGCCTTTGGACCAATCCACCGTCACTACGTTTATATTCATGCGCGTCAAGAGTGCATCCATTATATCCTGCGTTTTGTGAGAAAAATTACTCATTAGCGCAtcgcacaaaaattaaaaatcacgaTGTATTGAATGGTAAATTCAATGCACTCACCTGAACCCAGTCTGCTTCTGCACTTCCTAGGAAACCATGTATTATGAATTTCGTTTTTCTGTTTCCTTTGTAGAATGTTGATGGCaccttttccttttcgtccacaGTTATCACCTCCTGTGgtcataaataacattttatttcagaatttacatttaatttttttattttgcccttCTAAATGCATAATATGCAGCGAACTCTCTTCAAAACAAATAGAATTTGATCGCATAGGTTTTATGTTGGGCAGGCTTTTTCTAAGTTATCGAAGAATATCGTAGTGGGTGCTTCTTTTGCACATTTTTTCCTTGGTTATGTGCTATTTCATGGGCTTATTGATTGAATTAGTGACATAATACTAATTTTATACTCACACCACGCAAGTTTTCTCTGGTATGGAGGGTAAAAGTGACTCCAATTTCACTTGGAGATTCTGGTTGGAAGTTTACTGGTCTGTGGAGGGCATTGTACCAGTCCTGGGTAGTGTTTAGGCATCCGATCCTTAAAAAACACTTTTGATCAACCTCTGTAAAAAATTGACagcatattattataaaaattgcaataaaataaagaaaacaattttcttttatttaagaaAAGAGTGGCTTGTGCATGTGGAAATTCTTTAAATTCTATTTCGAACACATTAGACTaaatcttatttcatatttttacgaaaactgCTCGCTGATAAGTATTCTTCTACAGATTAACAAATAACTGCTGTAAGTCcgcgaataatatttttcttctatttaataTCTTTCAAACGACGGAAAATCATCACTGCAtcataaggaaattttgattcTTGTGTATAAATACTAATCTCCCTGACAAATTTTTACTGTGGATGTGGATTTCGGAGCGTGTAAATCGCATCACCGTTAGTAAATATTAAGTACATGTTGTAAAGCGGCAATTTTTACATTCTAAACGGAATATAATTTCTTTATTCATTGAATAGTGATTTGaacgttaataaatttaaattaatttcaaaatgattagCCCGTGATTTTAGCTGGTATTAGCAAGTTTTAACCCgtataaaaatgaattgcattaaaaattatctgtCCATGCAGTACGatggtaaaaaaattggtttcattCAACGATTACAGGGTTTAAATAACCTTTAATTTCCACCACCAATTTTCTTCAAGTCTGGaataaatatatgataataaGTAAGTTTTTGTTGAAccgaaaaaaaaaccattttaataCTGGAAAATAGATCTtactgaataaattttattttaaaatctactATATACTGATAAACagacaaaaataattatgctaGTTTAATTTCTTTAAATCCCCCCGTAAGAATATATAGCTAAAACTTATTCTCCTTCATTACTACTAAGAAGTGTTAATGACTATAAACTTCTACTTACCACGGCTAAAAAGCCCTGCCTTAGCCTCTCTTTCAGGTGTAATAGACTTTGACAGCACCCCTGGAGATATGACCAGTAGAGCCGTGGCCAAGCACGAAATCATATCCAATGCCATTTTGCTGATCTGTAAGAAAATTATAGGTATTTCTAATGCCGTGTTCATCCCTCAAAATATACGAAGACATGAAATAGGATATTATTCAAACACTAATAAAATCAGCTCGAGTGTGTTTTGAAAAGAATGcgccactaaaaattaaaatgatttcagaaTAAGTTGCCATAATCAAGTA
It encodes the following:
- the LOC124158789 gene encoding pancreatic lipase-related protein 2-like — encoded protein: MWISKMALDMISCLATALLVISPGVLSKSITPEREAKAGLFSREVDQKCFLRIGCLNTTQDWYNALHRPVNFQPESPSEIGVTFTLHTRENLRGEVITVDEKEKVPSTFYKGNRKTKFIIHGFLGSAEADWVQDIMDALLTRMNINVVTVDWSKGAGMPYNQAAVNTRVVGLEIAYLVNTLIKTRGASADSFHLIGHSLGAHTAGYAGERIPGLGRITGLDPAGPWFTDMPNYVRLDTKDAKFVDIIHTDAELIGFGIEEAIGHVDFFPNGGYRQPGCSIPMKMDISEMVDAVSEAPSCSHSRSELLFLESITSSPFFEEDMAESYGEELEESDKERLCPFTAFLCDSYESFLEGSCTKCGDDGMECALMGLDADKYPGKNNPTNDTRKFFLQTNSDSPFCGYHYAVNARLPADYKAQIPAIGDLIITASGEDGVAKKMDLTEIEARKMYNGSSYNFLGFSSTDTGKIGKAEVTWKWNPGYFSKDNFCFRCITDLYLSKLEVTNLGYYPGNDFKKSSTCPNDPTLFFKNRAATTVNLKC